The following proteins come from a genomic window of Halomarina ordinaria:
- a CDS encoding class I SAM-dependent methyltransferase, which translates to MDDQRDRVRRGYDALAEAYAAARSGDGDGVALLSDLAANLPADARVLDAGCGQGAPVLTRLDERFDPVGLDVSRAQLTLAREACDAALLAGDMTALPFVDDSFDGVTAYHSLIHVPTDEHPTALAEFARVLRPGGSLLLSTGMGAWTGRNRDWLDTGVAMEWSFPDLETTKATLRDVGFDPVAEWYVEDRLGEDEDDGDEGATTDESVDPWVFVLARLD; encoded by the coding sequence ATGGACGACCAGCGCGACCGGGTGCGGCGAGGGTACGACGCGCTGGCCGAGGCGTACGCGGCCGCACGCTCCGGAGACGGTGACGGCGTCGCACTCCTCTCGGACCTCGCGGCGAACCTCCCGGCCGACGCGCGCGTCCTCGACGCCGGCTGTGGACAGGGGGCGCCCGTCCTCACCCGTCTCGACGAACGGTTCGACCCCGTCGGCCTCGACGTCTCGCGCGCCCAGTTGACCCTCGCACGCGAGGCGTGCGACGCGGCGCTCCTCGCGGGTGACATGACCGCCCTCCCGTTCGTGGACGACAGTTTCGACGGCGTCACGGCCTACCACTCGCTCATCCACGTCCCGACCGACGAGCACCCGACGGCGCTCGCGGAGTTCGCCCGCGTCCTCCGCCCGGGCGGCTCCCTCCTCCTCTCGACGGGGATGGGTGCCTGGACGGGGCGAAACCGCGACTGGCTGGACACCGGCGTCGCGATGGAGTGGAGCTTTCCGGACCTGGAGACGACGAAGGCCACGCTCCGGGACGTGGGGTTCGACCCCGTCGCGGAGTGGTACGTCGAGGACCGGTTGGGGGAGGACGAGGACGACGGAGACGAGGGGGCGACGACCGACGAGTCGGTCGACCCGTGGGTGTTCGTGCTGGCGCGCCTCGACTAG
- a CDS encoding SelT/SelW/SelH family protein encodes MTSVEIEYCVPCGFLRRAEDVQHVLLTTFGERLDRVALVTGDHGVFTVRVDGERVFDVSEDDFDVDAVVRRVRAEL; translated from the coding sequence GTGACGAGCGTCGAGATAGAGTACTGCGTCCCGTGTGGGTTCCTGCGCCGCGCGGAGGACGTCCAGCACGTCCTGCTGACGACGTTCGGCGAGCGCCTCGACCGCGTCGCGCTCGTCACCGGCGACCACGGCGTGTTCACCGTCCGCGTCGACGGCGAGCGCGTCTTCGACGTGAGCGAGGACGACTTCGACGTCGACGCGGTCGTGCGGCGGGTGCGCGCGGAACTCTAG
- a CDS encoding DUF7546 family protein produces MTASGTASRTGSRPLLTRDALVAGGVLVNTELLALLAYFVLSDAVPYRPLVYVYPFVWLNVALWGVWRVRQARRVSAAGASTRRRAVAGALGVGYLLALGSVGGLYAVGAGGPDVGPRLVVAGLPPGWSPALLYTGGGLTLALVSFRVVGYAALAYLLAVALVDTRGPAALGPCLVGALPLLAGTLGGFVGDGAALVGDGSYALSTLVFVLAVALLVRRPTAADLARLGGWVR; encoded by the coding sequence ATGACCGCCTCCGGGACCGCCTCCCGGACCGGTTCCCGGCCCCTCCTGACGCGCGACGCGCTCGTCGCGGGCGGCGTCCTCGTCAACACGGAACTCCTCGCCCTCCTCGCGTACTTCGTCCTCTCCGACGCCGTCCCCTACCGGCCGCTGGTCTACGTCTACCCGTTCGTCTGGCTGAACGTCGCCCTCTGGGGGGTCTGGCGGGTCCGGCAGGCCCGGCGCGTCTCGGCAGCCGGGGCGTCGACGCGCCGTCGCGCCGTCGCGGGCGCACTCGGCGTCGGGTACCTGCTCGCCCTCGGCTCCGTCGGCGGGCTCTACGCCGTCGGCGCCGGCGGTCCAGACGTCGGCCCGCGGCTCGTCGTCGCCGGCCTCCCGCCGGGGTGGAGCCCCGCGCTCCTCTACACCGGCGGCGGCCTCACGCTCGCGCTCGTGTCGTTCAGAGTCGTCGGCTACGCGGCGCTCGCGTACCTCCTCGCCGTCGCGCTCGTCGACACGAGGGGGCCTGCGGCACTCGGTCCCTGTCTCGTCGGCGCGCTCCCGCTCCTCGCGGGGACGCTCGGCGGGTTCGTCGGCGACGGTGCGGCGCTCGTCGGCGACGGGAGCTACGCCCTCTCGACGCTCGTCTTCGTTCTCGCCGTCGCGCTGCTCGTCCGGCGGCCGACGGCGGCCGACCTCGCCCGTCTCGGGGGGTGGGTCCGGTGA
- a CDS encoding heme o synthase — protein MPRLPRFTTLLTATTVGVYLLVVVGATTALADAVAACGTWPLCSGPLTDPQVAVATGHRVAAAVVGVLLLATVAVGWSMAPRRVRAALGVALALYPVQVAVGAFVAVAGAPSLLAGAHLLAAVAIFASLALALAWQLEAETGHRPPATTEAAGTLSATDDTPAPDPAGTPTPLSQRGPVARARATLYAYFKLMKPRLMWLLCLVAGAAMALAAGPDLRVDTIAYTLGGGVLAIGASGTFNHVLERDVDQKMARTADRPLATHQVPVRNALVFGGLLTVAAVAVFLQVNTLVAGLGFAAIVFYSVVYTLVLKPNTVQNTVIGGAAGALPALIGWAAATGEVGLAGLALAGVIFLWTPAHFYNLALAYKEDYARGGFPMMPVVRGETETRKHIVFYLAATLVAASVLTALTGLGWLFASATVTFGALFLWMVVRLHRERTKGAALRAFHASNAYLGALLVAVLVDAIAL, from the coding sequence GTGCCTCGACTCCCCCGCTTTACGACGTTGCTCACGGCGACGACCGTCGGCGTCTACCTGCTGGTCGTGGTCGGGGCGACCACCGCGCTCGCGGACGCCGTCGCGGCCTGCGGGACGTGGCCGCTCTGCTCGGGACCGCTCACCGACCCGCAGGTCGCCGTCGCCACCGGCCACCGCGTCGCCGCGGCGGTCGTCGGCGTGCTCCTGCTCGCCACCGTCGCGGTCGGCTGGTCGATGGCCCCGCGACGCGTCCGGGCCGCCCTCGGCGTCGCGCTCGCGCTCTACCCCGTCCAGGTCGCCGTCGGCGCGTTCGTCGCCGTCGCCGGCGCCCCCTCGCTGCTCGCGGGCGCCCACCTCCTCGCCGCGGTGGCCATCTTCGCCAGCCTCGCGCTCGCGCTCGCGTGGCAACTCGAAGCCGAGACGGGCCACCGTCCCCCCGCGACGACCGAGGCCGCCGGAACCCTCTCGGCCACGGACGACACGCCCGCGCCCGACCCCGCCGGCACCCCCACGCCCCTCTCACAGCGCGGCCCCGTCGCCCGAGCACGGGCGACCCTCTACGCCTACTTCAAGCTCATGAAGCCCCGGCTGATGTGGCTGCTCTGTCTGGTCGCGGGCGCGGCGATGGCGCTCGCCGCCGGCCCCGACCTCCGGGTCGACACCATCGCCTACACGCTCGGCGGCGGCGTCCTCGCCATCGGCGCCAGCGGGACGTTCAACCACGTCCTCGAACGCGACGTCGACCAGAAGATGGCCCGGACCGCCGACCGCCCGCTCGCCACCCACCAGGTGCCGGTGCGCAACGCGCTGGTCTTCGGCGGCCTGCTCACCGTCGCCGCCGTCGCCGTCTTCCTCCAGGTGAACACCCTCGTGGCGGGCCTCGGTTTCGCCGCCATCGTCTTCTACAGCGTCGTCTACACGCTCGTCCTCAAGCCCAACACCGTCCAGAACACCGTCATCGGCGGCGCGGCGGGGGCGCTCCCGGCGCTCATCGGCTGGGCCGCGGCGACGGGCGAGGTCGGCCTCGCCGGCCTCGCGCTCGCGGGCGTCATCTTCCTCTGGACGCCGGCGCACTTCTACAACCTCGCGCTCGCGTACAAGGAGGACTACGCCCGCGGCGGCTTCCCGATGATGCCCGTCGTCCGCGGCGAGACGGAGACGCGAAAGCACATCGTCTTCTACCTCGCGGCGACGCTCGTCGCGGCGAGCGTCCTCACGGCGCTGACCGGCCTCGGCTGGCTGTTCGCGAGCGCCACCGTCACCTTCGGCGCGCTGTTCCTCTGGATGGTCGTGCGCCTCCACCGCGAGCGGACGAAGGGGGCCGCCCTGCGCGCGTTCCACGCCTCGAACGCCTACCTGGGTGCGCTGCTCGTCGCCGTCCTCGTCGACGCCATCGCGCTATGA
- the coxB gene encoding cytochrome c oxidase subunit II, whose product MRVTRRWLGASGGLALLALAVLAEPVAAQTSVNEELIFGLNRKLLYVAIPITVLVEGILFYTVYKYRNNDDPSPTQENRRLEITWTVATAIILLFVGLASYQVLGSAFIGGATAANPGDAEVTNLSEDYDGAQAPSEADAVEVEVVAAKYFWEVNYPQENVSGEQDTVVIPADRPVYIHVTSTDWLHAFHAPDLGLKQDAFPGEYNTIKTEVYEPGTYQLYCAEYCGVGHSQMLGTIEVLPGDEYDQWIEDQRSSGEAGGNETAGNETANATAGNETANATANGTAGNETTNATANATANGTDANATANGTS is encoded by the coding sequence ATGAGAGTTACCCGGAGATGGCTGGGTGCGTCCGGGGGGCTCGCGCTGCTCGCGCTCGCAGTCCTCGCGGAACCCGTCGCCGCCCAGACATCCGTCAACGAGGAGCTCATTTTCGGCCTCAATCGGAAGCTGTTGTACGTGGCGATACCGATCACGGTGCTCGTGGAGGGTATCCTCTTCTACACCGTCTACAAGTACCGGAACAACGACGACCCCTCCCCGACCCAGGAGAACCGTCGCCTGGAGATCACCTGGACGGTCGCGACGGCCATCATCCTGCTGTTCGTCGGCCTGGCCTCCTACCAGGTCCTCGGCAGTGCCTTCATCGGCGGCGCGACGGCCGCCAACCCCGGCGACGCCGAGGTCACGAACCTCTCGGAGGACTACGACGGTGCGCAGGCGCCGAGCGAGGCCGACGCCGTCGAGGTCGAGGTCGTCGCGGCGAAGTACTTCTGGGAGGTGAACTACCCCCAGGAGAACGTGTCGGGTGAGCAAGACACGGTGGTGATACCAGCCGACAGGCCGGTGTACATCCACGTCACCTCCACCGACTGGCTCCACGCGTTCCACGCGCCCGACCTCGGCCTGAAGCAGGACGCCTTCCCCGGCGAGTACAACACCATCAAGACCGAGGTGTACGAGCCCGGGACCTACCAGCTCTACTGCGCCGAGTACTGCGGCGTCGGTCACTCCCAGATGCTCGGGACCATCGAGGTCCTGCCCGGCGACGAGTACGACCAGTGGATAGAGGACCAGCGTTCGAGCGGCGAGGCCGGCGGCAACGAGACGGCGGGCAACGAGACTGCCAACGCCACCGCGGGCAACGAGACCGCCAACGCCACCGCCAACGGGACGGCGGGTAACGAAACCACCAACGCGACGGCCAACGCGACTGCCAACGGCACCGACGCCAACGCGACGGCCAACGGCACGAGCTGA
- a CDS encoding cytochrome c oxidase subunit 3, translating to MSVDEADEHGGHHHHLPAVEDWPRGFGEASWWPFITALGGAGFYIGAALFVLGNGQEPLINPLIGPAVFIGSTVVFLAGLYGWLYHAFIVNFWDGEPEGSSARGLRFAMVLFLGSEISTFGAGFIYYFFIRAGAWPPAGAELPHLLSSLVLVNTAILVVSSFTLHYAHVALLNDNHGRFKGLLAVTLLLGVVFIGGQVLEYYEFIINEGFGLQEGIYASAFFGLTGLHGLHVSLGAVLIAIVFVRALYGQYSAERHTSVSTVSMYWHFVDAVWIFLVVVLYVGAELGI from the coding sequence ATGAGTGTAGACGAAGCGGACGAGCACGGCGGGCACCACCACCACCTGCCCGCGGTCGAGGACTGGCCCCGCGGGTTCGGGGAGGCCTCCTGGTGGCCCTTCATCACCGCCCTCGGCGGCGCCGGGTTCTACATCGGCGCGGCGCTGTTCGTCCTCGGCAACGGTCAGGAACCCCTCATCAACCCGCTCATCGGACCGGCGGTGTTCATCGGTAGCACCGTCGTCTTCCTCGCCGGTCTCTACGGCTGGCTGTACCACGCGTTCATCGTGAACTTCTGGGACGGCGAACCGGAGGGCAGCAGCGCCCGCGGGCTCAGGTTCGCGATGGTGCTCTTCCTCGGGAGCGAAATCAGCACCTTCGGCGCCGGGTTCATCTACTACTTCTTCATCCGTGCGGGGGCGTGGCCCCCGGCGGGTGCGGAACTCCCCCACCTCCTGAGTTCGCTCGTCCTCGTCAACACCGCCATCCTGGTCGTGAGCAGTTTCACGCTCCACTACGCCCACGTCGCGCTGCTGAACGACAACCACGGGCGCTTCAAGGGACTGCTCGCCGTCACGCTCCTGCTCGGCGTCGTCTTCATCGGCGGGCAGGTCCTCGAGTACTACGAGTTCATCATCAACGAGGGCTTCGGCCTGCAGGAGGGCATCTACGCGAGCGCCTTCTTCGGCCTGACCGGCCTGCACGGCCTCCACGTCTCGCTCGGGGCCGTCCTCATCGCCATCGTCTTCGTCCGCGCGCTCTACGGCCAGTACTCCGCCGAGCGACACACCTCCGTCTCGACGGTCTCGATGTACTGGCACTTCGTCGACGCCGTCTGGATCTTCCTCGTCGTCGTCCTCTACGTCGGCGCCGAACTCGGTATCTGA
- a CDS encoding C2H2-type zinc finger protein yields the protein MSDVEPTPPVRTRTNEADVSTTPPFDCEFCERRFAHEEWLVLHRGLEHGDRLSEAEYERFQETYEDEEEELNLFRLKALALLVFVYFGFLITYAFVA from the coding sequence ATGAGCGACGTCGAACCCACGCCGCCGGTCCGCACGCGGACGAACGAAGCCGACGTATCGACGACCCCCCCGTTCGACTGCGAGTTCTGCGAGCGACGCTTCGCCCACGAGGAGTGGCTGGTGCTCCACCGCGGGCTGGAACACGGCGACCGCCTCTCCGAGGCGGAGTACGAGCGGTTCCAGGAGACCTACGAGGACGAGGAGGAGGAGCTGAACCTCTTCCGGCTGAAGGCGCTCGCCCTGCTGGTGTTCGTCTACTTCGGCTTCCTCATCACGTACGCGTTCGTGGCGTGA
- a CDS encoding DUF5800 family protein encodes MTILSFDDSGVDVVYKGTEFRLEKALIEEATEKPYPDVTDHEVLKLVEENPSPTGEPRRIRDIVK; translated from the coding sequence ATGACCATCCTCTCGTTCGACGACTCCGGCGTCGACGTCGTCTACAAGGGTACGGAGTTCCGCCTCGAGAAGGCGCTCATCGAGGAGGCGACCGAGAAACCCTACCCCGACGTCACCGACCACGAGGTGCTGAAACTCGTCGAGGAGAACCCCTCCCCGACGGGCGAACCGCGACGCATCCGCGACATCGTGAAGTGA
- a CDS encoding polymer-forming cytoskeletal protein, translating to MSIRSDPLERLTIPDGTTVEERDLVTDGDVVVGGQSTVEFGVRGRTVIAGERVTFGNDIEAEGDCRLDMWCTVAGNVLVGEDAYIGERTRIGGQLMVSGDLDIGDNVDIERGFEANGWIVIRNPMPTIVFFFVYLSHLLRIGEEEQAQEAAEELLGEEDGADAEDEDDEPEPLVIPRGSTVGDDAWRVSKPGVVGDDCRIHGNLRATSLEVGRDNNVFGSLRARGDITVGEGTRIHGDVTTKRGTVRIAPGAEILGDVACEDLDLHDDAAIDGSIRARGEMSIHREFARETE from the coding sequence GTGTCGATTCGCTCGGACCCGCTCGAACGACTGACCATCCCGGACGGGACCACGGTCGAAGAGCGCGACCTCGTGACCGACGGCGACGTCGTCGTCGGGGGACAGAGCACCGTCGAGTTCGGCGTCCGGGGACGGACGGTCATCGCCGGCGAGCGCGTCACCTTCGGCAACGACATCGAGGCCGAGGGGGACTGCCGCCTCGACATGTGGTGTACCGTCGCCGGGAACGTCCTCGTCGGCGAGGACGCCTACATCGGCGAGCGAACCCGTATCGGCGGTCAACTGATGGTGAGCGGCGACCTCGACATCGGCGACAACGTCGACATCGAACGCGGCTTCGAGGCCAACGGCTGGATCGTCATCCGCAACCCCATGCCGACCATCGTGTTCTTCTTCGTCTACCTCTCGCACCTGCTCCGCATCGGCGAGGAGGAACAGGCCCAGGAGGCCGCAGAGGAGTTGCTCGGCGAGGAGGACGGTGCGGACGCCGAGGACGAGGACGACGAACCCGAACCGCTCGTCATCCCCCGGGGGTCGACCGTCGGCGACGACGCCTGGCGCGTCTCGAAACCCGGCGTCGTCGGCGACGACTGTCGCATCCACGGCAACCTCCGGGCCACCTCGCTGGAGGTGGGCCGGGACAACAACGTCTTCGGGAGCCTCCGCGCCCGCGGCGACATCACCGTCGGGGAGGGGACGCGCATCCACGGCGACGTGACCACCAAACGCGGGACCGTCCGCATCGCCCCCGGCGCGGAGATACTGGGCGACGTCGCCTGCGAGGACCTCGACCTGCACGACGACGCCGCCATCGACGGCTCGATTCGCGCGCGCGGCGAGATGTCCATCCACCGCGAGTTCGCCAGGGAGACCGAGTAG
- a CDS encoding redox-regulated ATPase YchF — protein MLSVALAGKPNAGKSTFYRAATLAEVDVGNYPFTTIDPNRGVSHVRTDCPCLDREERCGDDRCRDGKRYVPIELLDVAGLVPGAHEGRGLGNQFLDALSNADVILNVVDASGGTNAEGEPVEAGSYDPVQDVDFVEEEMDLWLAGIVARNWESVERQSRAPDFDLEDALTELLTGIGASEADVSATLRTVEYPADPKAWTDEDRERLASDLRARSKPIVVVANKADVAPQENLDALREAADIVVPATAEGELALRQAAEAGVVAYDPGDPAFEVVGDVTAQQEAGLERISGVMDEWGGTGVQTALNAAVYDLLDHVTAFPVQNESKWTDGQGNVLPDAFLLPRGSTPTDLAYAVHSDIGDGYLHAVDARARRRIGDDYELAEGDVVKIVSTAT, from the coding sequence ATGCTCTCTGTCGCGCTCGCGGGGAAGCCGAACGCGGGCAAGTCGACGTTCTACCGCGCCGCGACCCTCGCCGAGGTGGACGTCGGCAACTACCCCTTCACGACCATCGACCCGAACCGGGGAGTGAGCCACGTCCGGACGGACTGTCCCTGTCTCGACCGCGAGGAACGCTGCGGCGACGACCGCTGTCGGGACGGCAAGCGCTACGTGCCGATAGAACTCCTCGACGTGGCCGGCCTGGTCCCCGGTGCCCACGAGGGACGGGGACTGGGCAACCAGTTCCTCGACGCGCTGTCGAACGCGGACGTCATCCTCAACGTCGTCGACGCCTCCGGCGGGACGAACGCCGAGGGCGAACCCGTCGAGGCGGGGAGCTACGACCCCGTGCAGGACGTGGACTTCGTCGAGGAGGAGATGGACCTCTGGCTGGCGGGCATCGTCGCGCGCAACTGGGAGTCCGTCGAGCGCCAGTCGCGCGCGCCCGACTTCGACCTGGAGGACGCTCTCACCGAGTTGCTGACGGGCATCGGCGCGAGCGAGGCGGACGTCTCGGCGACCCTCCGGACGGTCGAGTACCCCGCCGACCCGAAAGCGTGGACCGACGAGGACCGAGAGCGCCTCGCGAGCGACCTTCGCGCGCGCTCGAAGCCCATCGTCGTCGTGGCGAACAAGGCCGACGTCGCCCCACAGGAGAACCTCGACGCGCTCCGCGAGGCCGCCGACATCGTCGTCCCCGCGACCGCCGAGGGGGAACTCGCGCTCCGGCAGGCCGCGGAGGCGGGCGTCGTCGCCTACGACCCCGGCGACCCGGCGTTCGAGGTGGTCGGCGACGTGACCGCCCAGCAGGAGGCCGGACTGGAGCGCATCAGCGGGGTGATGGACGAGTGGGGCGGGACCGGCGTGCAGACGGCGCTGAACGCCGCCGTGTACGACCTGCTCGACCACGTCACCGCCTTCCCGGTCCAGAACGAGTCGAAGTGGACCGACGGCCAGGGGAACGTCCTCCCGGACGCCTTCCTCCTCCCGCGCGGGTCGACCCCGACCGACCTCGCGTACGCCGTCCACTCGGACATCGGCGACGGGTACCTCCACGCGGTCGACGCCCGCGCACGCCGGCGCATCGGCGACGACTACGAACTGGCGGAGGGCGACGTCGTCAAGATAGTGAGCACGGCGACGTAG
- a CDS encoding UbiA family prenyltransferase — protein sequence MGIARHESGAAGAARALASQVHPVFMLPPLAASAFGAVLARELSPTLAAVHLGAVFCALYTAHVKDGYVDFYARGEDDDHPLTEWGCRRALLASSVGFFALLAVVALLAGPVAALLTLPGWLIGYFHAPQLDVNPVSATAGYPAGIGFALLGGHYVQSGGLSGTVLAFAVVFVVVLSGIKTIDDAKDYEYDRSISKRTVAVVLGPRRARLTAYGLMGAGMLVVALLALLTPVFPPSSVAAALAFAAIAALTRPMPPELATKVLVRGSYVFLAFLVAAVWFRPLA from the coding sequence ATGGGTATCGCACGGCACGAGTCGGGAGCCGCGGGCGCGGCGCGCGCGCTCGCCTCCCAGGTCCACCCCGTGTTCATGCTCCCGCCGCTGGCCGCGAGCGCCTTCGGCGCGGTGCTCGCCCGCGAGCTCTCGCCGACGCTCGCCGCCGTCCACCTCGGGGCGGTCTTCTGTGCGCTCTACACCGCCCACGTGAAGGACGGCTACGTCGACTTCTACGCCCGCGGCGAGGACGACGACCACCCCCTCACGGAGTGGGGATGTCGACGCGCGCTCCTCGCCTCGTCCGTCGGTTTCTTCGCCCTGCTCGCCGTCGTCGCCCTGCTCGCCGGGCCGGTCGCCGCGCTGCTCACCCTCCCCGGCTGGCTCATCGGTTACTTCCACGCCCCGCAACTCGACGTCAACCCCGTCTCCGCGACGGCCGGCTACCCCGCCGGCATCGGCTTCGCGCTCCTCGGTGGCCACTACGTCCAGTCGGGAGGGCTCTCGGGGACCGTCCTCGCGTTCGCCGTCGTCTTCGTCGTCGTCCTCTCGGGCATCAAGACGATAGACGACGCCAAGGACTACGAGTACGACCGCTCCATCTCGAAACGAACGGTGGCCGTCGTGCTCGGCCCCCGACGCGCCCGCCTGACCGCCTACGGGCTGATGGGCGCGGGGATGCTCGTCGTCGCTCTCCTCGCCCTCCTCACGCCCGTCTTCCCGCCCAGCAGCGTCGCCGCCGCGCTCGCGTTCGCCGCTATCGCCGCCCTCACACGCCCGATGCCCCCGGAACTGGCGACGAAGGTGCTCGTCCGCGGGTCGTACGTCTTCCTCGCGTTCCTCGTCGCCGCCGTCTGGTTCCGGCCGCTCGCGTGA
- a CDS encoding pyridoxal phosphate-dependent aminotransferase translates to MTEFSGRVEEISISGIREVFEAAGADAINLGLGQPDFPTPEHAKRAAIDAIESGASDAYTSNKGTLALREAISAKHDRDNGFSVDPEHLIATAGGSEALHVALEAHVDPGQEVVYPDPGFVSYEALTLLAGGTPRPVGLRDDLTMDPAAVEAAITDDTAVFVVNSPSNPTGAVQSEADMREFARIADDHDVLCLTDEVYERLVFDGEHHSPMRYAETDNVVVVNACSKTYSMTGWRLGWVAASERRVERMLRVHQYVQACASAPAQFAAEAALSGPQDVVEEMRSAFEERRDVLLDGLDDMGLDTPTPQGAFYAMPRVPEGWTQAVIDEGVVVVPGEAFGEHGAGYARISYAAGVETLKEAIEGMRRATDAVR, encoded by the coding sequence ATGACCGAGTTCTCTGGCCGCGTCGAGGAGATCTCCATCAGCGGAATCCGCGAGGTGTTCGAGGCCGCCGGGGCCGACGCCATCAACCTCGGCCTCGGCCAACCGGACTTCCCGACGCCCGAGCACGCGAAACGGGCCGCCATCGACGCCATCGAGTCGGGTGCGAGCGACGCCTACACGTCGAACAAGGGGACGCTCGCGCTCCGCGAGGCCATCAGCGCGAAACACGACCGCGACAACGGCTTCTCGGTCGACCCGGAGCACCTCATCGCCACCGCGGGCGGGAGCGAGGCGCTCCACGTCGCCCTCGAGGCGCACGTCGACCCCGGCCAGGAGGTCGTCTACCCCGACCCCGGCTTCGTCTCCTACGAGGCGCTCACCCTCCTCGCCGGCGGCACCCCCCGTCCCGTCGGCCTGCGCGACGACCTCACCATGGACCCGGCGGCCGTCGAGGCGGCCATCACCGACGACACCGCCGTCTTCGTCGTCAACTCGCCGTCGAACCCCACGGGTGCCGTCCAATCGGAAGCCGACATGCGCGAGTTCGCGCGCATCGCCGACGACCACGACGTGCTCTGTCTCACCGACGAGGTGTACGAGCGCCTCGTCTTCGACGGCGAGCACCACTCGCCCATGCGCTACGCCGAGACGGACAACGTCGTCGTGGTGAACGCCTGCTCGAAGACCTACTCGATGACCGGGTGGCGACTGGGCTGGGTGGCGGCCAGCGAGCGCCGGGTCGAGCGCATGCTCCGCGTCCACCAGTACGTCCAGGCCTGTGCCAGTGCCCCGGCACAGTTCGCGGCAGAGGCCGCCCTCTCCGGCCCGCAGGACGTCGTCGAGGAGATGCGTTCGGCGTTCGAGGAGCGCCGGGACGTCCTGCTCGACGGCCTCGACGACATGGGCCTCGACACGCCCACGCCGCAGGGGGCGTTCTACGCCATGCCACGCGTACCCGAGGGGTGGACCCAGGCGGTCATCGACGAGGGCGTCGTCGTCGTCCCCGGCGAGGCGTTCGGGGAACACGGCGCCGGTTACGCTCGCATCTCCTACGCCGCCGGCGTCGAGACGCTGAAGGAGGCCATCGAGGGGATGCGGCGGGCGACCGACGCGGTGCGCTGA
- a CDS encoding DolP-mannose mannosyltransferase, with product MSLASRSVGVPVGTWVAGLPDRLRERWVVALAAVAFLAETLAFVRVLVGVDRPPATVSDLAARVGGPTVAWGDPLSLGGEAALAPVAYQTAALLSVVAGGDPTLAYLLGVGLSVGACVGCVVLVALLAHRLTGDRTASVAAGLSPFALPGFAAGPLYGFAATYAALLAGLLCLHLAFERSPAAAGFAGAAAAGLWLPAVVFPVTGALLLRRDREALFGYFVGTVGLAGFALAHLLAAGTAGVVVDRVAGDLSAVEVGAALARFGPTVAAVGVAFPLAVVGAGGLAALAREARPTGAHRWAVAPGGWFLAVALSGGGGTALVPAAAFLALGVGVAATRLDGPRRRALLVALAAVLVANAVVLWVALPV from the coding sequence GTGAGCCTCGCCTCCCGGTCGGTCGGCGTGCCGGTCGGGACGTGGGTCGCGGGGCTCCCCGACCGCCTCCGCGAGCGGTGGGTCGTCGCGCTGGCCGCCGTCGCGTTCCTCGCAGAGACGCTGGCGTTCGTGCGGGTGCTGGTCGGCGTCGACCGTCCGCCGGCGACGGTGTCAGACCTCGCCGCGCGGGTCGGCGGTCCCACCGTCGCGTGGGGCGACCCGCTCTCGCTCGGCGGGGAGGCGGCGCTGGCGCCGGTCGCCTACCAGACGGCGGCGCTCCTGTCCGTCGTCGCCGGCGGGGACCCGACGCTCGCCTACCTCCTCGGCGTCGGCCTCTCGGTCGGCGCCTGTGTCGGGTGCGTCGTCCTCGTCGCCCTGCTCGCACACCGGCTCACCGGCGACCGGACCGCGAGCGTCGCCGCCGGCCTCTCGCCGTTCGCGCTCCCGGGGTTCGCCGCCGGGCCCCTCTACGGCTTCGCGGCGACCTACGCGGCGCTGCTCGCGGGCCTGCTCTGTCTCCACCTCGCGTTCGAGCGCTCGCCCGCTGCCGCCGGGTTCGCGGGCGCGGCCGCCGCCGGCCTCTGGCTCCCCGCCGTCGTCTTCCCGGTGACCGGCGCCCTCCTCCTCCGGCGCGACCGCGAGGCGCTGTTCGGCTACTTCGTGGGGACCGTCGGCCTCGCCGGGTTCGCGCTCGCGCACCTGCTCGCGGCGGGCACCGCGGGTGTCGTCGTCGACCGGGTCGCGGGCGACCTCTCGGCGGTCGAGGTCGGTGCTGCCCTCGCACGGTTCGGACCGACGGTCGCCGCCGTCGGCGTCGCGTTCCCGCTCGCGGTCGTCGGCGCGGGCGGCCTCGCGGCGCTCGCGCGCGAGGCGCGACCGACGGGCGCGCACCGCTGGGCGGTCGCACCCGGCGGCTGGTTCCTCGCCGTCGCCCTCTCGGGGGGCGGCGGTACCGCGCTCGTCCCGGCGGCGGCGTTCCTCGCGCTGGGGGTCGGCGTCGCGGCCACCCGTCTCGACGGCCCGCGACGGCGCGCGTTGCTCGTCGCACTGGCGGCCGTGCTCGTCGCGAACGCCGTCGTGCTCTGGGTCGCCCTCCCGGTGTGA